A window of the Zonotrichia leucophrys gambelii isolate GWCS_2022_RI chromosome 18, RI_Zleu_2.0, whole genome shotgun sequence genome harbors these coding sequences:
- the LOC135455204 gene encoding myosin-1B-like isoform X3, giving the protein MSTDAEMAIFGEAAPYLRKSEKERIEAQNKPFDAKSSVFVVHAKESYVKSTITSRESGKVTVKTEGGETLTVKEDQIFSMNPPKYDKIEDMAMMTHLHEPAVLYNLKERYAAWMIYTYSGLFCVTVNPYKWLPVYNPEVVLAYRGKKRQEAPPHIFSISDNAYQFMLTDRENQSILITGESGAGKTVNTKRVIQYFATIAASGDKKKEEQTSGKMQGTLEDQIISANPLLEAFGNAKTVRNDNSSRFGKFIRIHFGATGKLASADIETYLLEKSRVTFQLKAERSYHIFYQIMSNKKPELIEMLLITTNPYDYLYVSQGEITVPSINDQEELMATDSAIDILGFSADEKTAIYKLTGAVMHYGNLKFKQKQREEQAEPDGTEVADKAAYLMGLNSADLLKALCYPRVKVGNEYVTKGQTVQQVYNSVGALAKAVFEKMFLWMVVRINQQLDTKQPRQYFIGVLDIAGFEIFDFNSLEQLCINFTNEKLQQFFNHHMFVLEQEEYKKEGIEWEFIDFGMDLAACIELIEKPMGIFSILEEECMFPKATDTSFKNKLYDQHLGKSNNFQKPKPGKGKAEAHFSLVHYAGTVDYNISGWLDKNKDPLNETVVGLYQKSSLKTLALLFASAGGEASGGGGGGKKGGKKKGSSFQTVSALFRENLNKLMTNLRSTHPHFVRCIIPNESKTPGAMEHELVLHQLRCNGVLEGIRICRKGFPSRILYADFKQRYKVLNASAIPEGQFIDSKKASEKLLGSIDVDHTQYKFGHTKVFFKAGLLGLLEEMRDEKLAELITRTQARCRGFLMRVEYRRMVERRESIFCIQYNVRSFMNVKHWPWMKLFFKIKPLLKSAESEKEMANMKGEFEKTKEELAKSEAKRKELEEKMASLMQEKNDLQLQVQSEADALADAEERCDQLIKTKIQLEAKIKEVTERAEDEEEINAELTAKKRKLEDECSELKKDIDDLELTLAKVEKEKHATENKVKNLTEEMAGLDETIAKLTKEKKALQEAHQQTLDDLQAEEDKVNTLTKSKTKLEQQVDDLEGSLEQEKKLRMDLERAKRKLEGDLKLAQDSIMDLENDKQQLDEKLKKKDFEISQIQSKTEDEQALGMQLQKKIKELQARIEELEEEIEAERTSRAKAEKHRADLSRELEEISERLEEAGGATAAQIDMNKKREAEFQKMRRDLEEATLQHEATAAALRKKHADSTAELGEQIDNLQRVKQKLEKEKSELKMEIDDLASNMESVSKAKANLEKMCRTLEDQLSEIKSKEEEHQRMINDLNAQRARLQTESGEYSRQVEEKDALVSQLSRGKQAFTQQIEELKRHLEEEIKAKNALAHGLQSARHDCDLLREQYEEEQEAKAELQRALSKANGEVAQWRTKYETDAIQRTEELEEAKKKLAQRLQDAEEHVEAVNSKCASLEKTKQRLQNEVEDLMIDVERSNAACAALDKKQKNFDKILAEWKQKYEETQAELEASQKESRSLSTELFKMKNAYEESLDHLETMKRENKNLQQEISDLTEQIAEGGKAVHELEKVKKQIEQEKSELQASLEEAEASLEHEEGKILRLQLELNQVKSEIDRKIAEKDEEIDQMKRNHLRVVDSMQSTLDAEIRSRNEALRLKKKMEGDLNEMEIQLSHANRQAAEAQKNLRNTQAVLKDTQLHLDDAVRAQDDLKEQVAMVERRANLLQAEVEELRAALEQTERSRKLAEQELLDASERVQLLHSQNTSLINTKKKLETDISQIQSEMEDTIQEARNAEEKAKKAITDAAMMAEELKKEQDTSAHLERMKKNLDQTVKDLQHRLEEAEQLALKGGKKQIQKLEARVRELEGEVDAEQKRSAEAVKGVRKYERRVKELTYQSEEDRKNVLRLQDLVDKLQMKVKSYKRQAEEAEELSNVNLSKFRKIQHELEEAEERADIAESQVNKLRAKSREIHKKVEEEE; this is encoded by the exons ATGTCTACGGACGCGGAGATGGCCATCTTTGGGGAGGCGGCTCCTTACCTCCGAAAGTCAGAGAAGGAGAGAATTGAGGCCCAGAACAAACCTTTTGATGCCAAGTCATCTGTCTTTGTGGTACATGCAAAGGAGTCCTATGTGAAGAGCACTATCACGAGCAGGGAATCGGGCAAAGTCACTGTCAAGACTGAAGGGGGAGAG ACCCTGACTGTGAAAGAAGATCAAATCTTCTCCATGAACCCCCCCAAGTATGACAAAATCGAGGACATGGCCATGATGACCCACCTGCACGAACCCGCTGTGCTGTACAACCTCAAAGAGCGTTACGCAGCCTGGATGATCTAC ACCTACTCGGGGCTCTTCTGCGTCACTGTCAACCCCTACAAGTGGCTGCCGGTGTACAACCCCGAGGTGGTGTTGGCCTACCGAGGCAAGAAGCGCCAGGAGGCCCCTCCACACATCTTCTCCATCTCTGACAACGCCTATCAGTTCATGCTGACTG ATCGGGAGAACCAGTCCATCCTGATCAC CGGAGAATCCGGGGCCGGGAAGACTGTGAACACCAAGCGTGTCATCCAGTACTTTGCAACAATTGCAGCCAGTGGAGACaagaaaaaggaggagcagACCTCAGGCAAAATGCAG GGGACACTTGAGGATCAAATCATCAGTGCCAACCCACTGCTGGAGGCCTTTGGAAATGCCAAGACCGTGAGGAACGACAACTCCTCACGCTTT ggTAAATTCATCAGAATCCATTTTGGTGCCACAGGCAAACTGGCTTCTGCTGATATTGAAACAT ATCTGCTGGAGAAGTCCAGAGTCACTTTCCAGCTCAAGGCGGAAAGGAGCTACCACATCTTTTATCAGATCATGTCCAACAAGAAGCCAGAGCTAATTG AGATGTTACTGATCACCACCAACCCCTATGACTACCTGTACGTGAGTCAAGGTGAGATCACAGTTCCCAGCATTAATGACCAGGAAGAGCTGATGGCCACTGAT AGTGCCATTGACATCCTGGGCTTCAGTGCTGATGAGAAAACAGCCATCTACAAGCTGACAGGGGCTGTCATGCACTATGGGAACCTGAAGTTCAAGCAGAAGCAAcgagaggagcaggcagagcctgatgGCACTGAAG TTGCTGACAAGGCTGCCTACCTGATGGGTCTGAACTCAGCAGACCTGCTCAAGGCCCTCTGCTACCCCCGAGTCAAGGTGGGGAATGAATACGTGACCAAGGGCCAAACTGTGCAGCAG GTATACAATTCTGTGGGTGCCCTGGCAAAGGCAGTGTTTGAGAAGATGTTCCTGTGGATGGTTGTTCGTATCAACCAACAGCTGGACACAAAGCAGCCCAGGCAGTACTTCATTGGTGTGCTGGACATTGCTGGCTTTGAGATCTTTGAT TTcaacagcctggagcagctgtgcatCAACTTCACGAATGAGAAACTGCAACAGTTCTTCAACCACCACATGTtcgtgctggagcaggaggagtaCAAGAAGGAGGGCATTGAATGGGAGTTCATTGACTTTGGCATGGACCTGGCTGCCTGCATTGAGCTCATTGAGAAG CCCATGGGCATTTTCTCCATCCTGGAAGAGGAGTGCATGTTCCCCAAGGCAACTGACACCTCTTTCAAGAACAAGCTCTATGACCAGCACCTGGGCAAATCCAACAACTTCCAGAAGCCCAAGCCAGGCAAAGGCAAGGCTGAGGCCCATTTCTCCCTGGTGCACTATGCTGGCACAGTGGACTACAACATCTCTGGGTGGCTTGACAAGAACAAGGACCCTCTGAATGAAACTGTTGTGGGGCTGTATCAGAAGTCATCCCTGAAGACCCTGGCCTTACTCTTTGCCTCTGCTGGAGGAGAG GCTAGTGGAGGTGGTGGCGGTGGCAAGAAGGGAGGCAAGAAGAAGGGTTCTTCTTTCCAGACTGTCTCAGCTCTTTTCAGG GAGAATCTGAACAAGCTGATGACCAATCTGCGGAGCACCCATCCACATTTTGTGCGCTGCATCATCCCCAACGAGTCTAAAACACCTG GTGCCATGGAGCACGAGCTGGTGCTGCACCAGCTGCGCTGTAACGGCGTGCTGGAAGGGATCAGGATCTGCAGGAAAGGGTTCCCCAGCAGAATCCTCTATGCTGATTTCAAACAGAG ATACAAGGTGCTTAATGCCAGTGCCATCCCTGAGGGACAGTTCATCGATAGCAAGAAGGCTTCTGAGAAGCTCCTTGGGTCAATCGATGTGGATCACACCCAGTACAAATTTGGACACACCAAG GTGTTCTTCaaagctgggctgctggggctcctggaggagatgagagatgagaagCTGGCAGAGCTCATCACCCGCACCCAGGCCAGGTGCAGGGGCTTCCTGATGAGGGTGGAATACCGCAGAATGGTGGAGCGCAG AGAGTCCATCTTCTGCATCCAGTACAACGTTCGCTCATTCATGAATGTCAAACACTGGCCATGGATGAAGCTGTTCTTCAAGATCAAGCCCTTGCTGAAGAGTGCAGAGTCTGAGAAGGAGATGGCCAACATGAAGGGAGAGTTTGAGAAAACCAAGGAGGAGCTTGCAAAGTCTGAGGCAAAGcggaaggagctggaggagaaaatgGCCTCTCTAATGCAGGAGAAGAATGACCTGCAGCTCCAAGTGCAATCT GAAGCAGATGCTTTGGCCGATGCAGAGGAAAGGTGTGACCAGCTGATCAAAACCAAGATCCAGCTGGAAGCCAAAATTAAGGAAGTGACTGAAAGGGCAGAGgatgaagaagaaattaatgCTGAGTTGACAGCCAAGAAGAGGAAGCTGGAGGATGAATGTTCAGAGCTGAAGAAAGATATTGATGACCTTGAGCTAACACTGGCCaaggtggagaaggaaaaacatgCCACTGAAAACAAG GTGAAAAACCTGACTGAGGAGATGGCAGGTCTGGACGAGACCATTGCCAAGCTGACAAAGGAGAAGAAAGCCCTCCAAGAGGCACATCAGCAGACCCTGGATGacctgcaggcagaggaagacAAAGTCAATACTCTGACCAAATCCAAGACCAAGCTGGAACAGCAAGTGGATGAT CTGGAAGGGTCCCTGGAGCAAGAGAAGAAACTGCGCATGGACCTGGAGAGAGCAAAGAGGAAACTGGAAGGAGACCTGAAGCTGGCCCAGGACAGCATCATGGATTTGGAGAATGAtaagcagcagctggatgagAAACTGAAGAA GAAAGACTTTGAAATCAGTCAGATCCAGAGTAAAACCGAGGATGAACAAGCCCTGGGCATGCAACTTCAGAAGAAGATcaaggagctgcag GCCCGcattgaggagctggaggaggaaattGAGGCAGAGCGAACCTCTCGCGCTAAAGCGGAGAAGCATCGCGCTGACCTGtccagggagctggaggagatcaGCGAGCGCCTGGAAGAAGCAGGAGGGGCCACAGCCGCTCAAATTGATATGAACAAGAAGCGTGAGGCAGAGTTCCAGAAGATGCGCCGTGACCTGGAAGAGGCCACGCTGCAGCACGAAGCCACGGCTGCCGCCCTGCGCAAGAAGCACGcggacagcacagctgagctgggcgAGCAGATCGACAACCTGCAACGCGTGAAGcagaagctggagaaggagaagagtgAGCTGAAGATGGAGATTGATGACTTGGCCAGCAACATGGAGTCTGTCTCCAAAGCCAAG GCCAACCTGGAGAAGATGTGCCGCACTCTGGAAGATCAGCTGAGTGAGATCAAGTCCAAGGAAGAGGAGCATCAGCGCATGATCAATGACCTCAATGCTCAAAGAGCTCGTCTGCAGACAGAGTCAG GTGAATATTCACGTCAAGTGGAAGAGAAGGATGCTTTGGTTTCTCAGCTGTCAAGAGGCAAACAGGCTTTCACCCAGCAGATTGAGGAACTCAAGAGGCATCTGGAGGAAGAGATAAAG GCCAAGAACGCCCTTGCCCATGGCCTGCAGTCCGCTCGCCATGACTGTGACTTGCTCCGGGAACAAtatgaggaggagcaggaggccaAGGCAGAGCTTCAGCGAGCCCTGTCCAAGGCAAATGGTGAAGTGGCCCAGTGGAGAACCAAATACGAGACGGACGCAATTCAGCGCACGGAGGAGCTCGAGGAGGCCAA GAAGAAGCTGGCCCAGCGCCTGCAGGATGCAGAGGAGCATGTTGAGGCTGTCAATTCCAAATGTGCCTCCCTGGAAAAGacaaagcagaggctgcagaatgAAGTGGAGGACCTGATGATTGATGTGGAGAGATCcaatgctgcctgtgctgctctggataAGAAGCAGAAGAACTTTGACAAG ATCCTGGCAGAATGGAAGCAGAAGTATGAGGAAAcgcaggctgagctggaggcCTCGCAGAAGGAGTCGCGCTCTCTGAGCACGGAGCTGTTCAAGATGAAGAATGCCTATGAGGAGTCCTTGGACCACCTGGAAACAATGAAGCGGGAGAACAAGAACCTGCAGC AGGAGATTTCCGACCTCACGGAGCAGATTGCGGAGGGAGGAAAGGCAGTTCATGAGCTGGAGAAAGTGAAGAAGCAGATTGAGCAGGAGAAATCTGAACTGCAAGCCTCCCTGGAGGAAGCTGAG GCCTCCCTGGAACATGAGGAGGGGAAGATCCTGCGCCTGCAGCTTGAGCTCAACCAAGTGAAGTCTGAGATTGACAGGAAGATAGCTGAGAAAGATGAGGAGATTGACCAGATGAAGAGGAACCACCTGCGAGTTGTGGACTCGATGCAGAGCACCCTGGATGCTGagatcaggagcaggaatgaagCCCTGaggctgaagaagaaaatggaggGAGACCTGAATGAAATGGAGATCCAGCTGAGCCATGCCAACCgccaggctgcagaggcacagaagAATCTGAGAAACACCCAGGCAGTGCTGAAG GACACCCAGCTGCACCTGGATGATGCTGTGAGAGCACAGGATGACCTGAAGGAGCAGGTGGCCATGGTGGAGCGCAGAGCAAACCTGTTGCAGGCTGAAGTTGAGGAGCTCcgggcagccctggagcagacGGAGCGGTCGAGGAAgttggctgagcaggagcttCTGGATGCCAGTGAGAGAGTTCAGCTCCTCCATAGTCAG AACACCAGTTTGATCAACACCAAGAAGAAGCTGGAAACAGACATTTCCCAGATCCAGAGTGAAATGGAGGATACCATCCAGGAGGCCCGCAATGCTGAGGAGAAGGCCAAGAAGGCCATCACAGAT GCGGCCATGATGGCAGAAGAGCTGAAGAAGGAGCAGGACACCAGTGCCCACCTGGAGAGGATGAAGAAGAACCTGGACCAGACAGTGAAGGACCTGCAGCACCGTCTGGAAGAGGCCGAGCAGCTGGCACTGAAGGGAGGGAAGAAGCAGATCCAGAAGCTGGAGGCCAGG GTGcgggagctggaaggggaggTTGATGCTGAGCAGAAGCGCAGCGCTGAAGCCGTGAAGGGCGTGCGCAAGTACGAGCGCAGGGTGAAGGAACTCACCTACCAG TCTGAGGAAGACAGGAAGAatgtgctgaggctgcaggatcTGGTGGACAAGCTGCAAATGAAAGTGAAATCCTACAAGAGACAAGCTGAGGAGGCT GAGGAGCTGTCCAATGTGAACCTGTCCAAGTTCCGCAAGATCCAGCACGAGCTGGAGGAGGCCGAGGAGCGGGCTGACATTGCAGAGTCACAGGTCAACAAGCTCCGAGCCAAGAGCCGCGAGATTCATAAGAAGGTAGAAGAAGAGGAATGA